In the genome of Phlebotomus papatasi isolate M1 chromosome 2, Ppap_2.1, whole genome shotgun sequence, one region contains:
- the LOC129801119 gene encoding ATP-binding cassette sub-family G member 1-like, whose protein sequence is MAQSSEQFSTQEKLVADQQCRIRDGPRKEAPSHSICMESIDFQVDILKQLSGNFKSGRLCAIVGPSGAGKTSLLNILSGFKKPSGDSTLVTHIVKLLGLEKCVNNYVEKLSGGEKKRVSIGEELITNPPIMIFDEPTSGLDSVSTVQVVTHLKDLAHSGRTVICVIHQLSSYVLQLFDDVFLLSEGQCLYNGPVGDIVSTFEEAGFACPHYYNRADFILEVASKQRNGNLDLLISKARERRSSVYEYGIGQQGGSANDNKKNVPVNKNFAYPYPISQWKQFYILLGRAFLCNRREFIVTQLKIVIHLFSGILFGFAFYNIGNDGSRVMANISLLFILILLTFFGNSLPIILLYPSESNIFQREYLNNRYAFFPYFFSKIVADLPTLTICTFATLIPAYFISGQPNEINRILLISLIFFLLSLNSLFYGFAVGSIFNVQMGIFILPATSMPMLIFCGFFVRYNELPSIMRPLSYIPFFRYLYEGSFQALYGFGREDLTCDNDHCYLNSIDKLLEEMDMVKNNYKDPPDFRDFRDSKIFSILGFSGFRNIRNPGILGAPRFLESWI, encoded by the exons TGGACATCCTTAAACAATTGAGCGGTAACTTTAAATCTGGAAGACTCTGTGCCATTGTAGGGCCATCTGGAGCAGGGAAAACATCTTTACTGAATATCTTATCGGgatttaa aaaaccttCTGGAGATAGCACTTTG GTTACTCATATAGTCAAACTACTTGGTTTAGAAAAATGCGTAAACAACTACGTTGAGAAACTATCAGGAGGTGAGAAGAAACGCGTATCAATTGGCGAAGAACTTATAACAAATCCTCCAATTATGATTTTCGACGAGCCTACAAGCGGCCTTGATAGTGTCTCAACCGTTCAAGTTGTCACTCACTTAAAGGATTTGGCGCATTCAGGACGAACAGTTATATGTGTTATTCATCAACTGTCTTCGTACGTGTTGCAACTCTTTGATGACGTCTTTTTACTTTCCGAGGGTCAGTGTTTGTACAACGGACCCGTAGGGGATATCGTTTCAACATTCGAAGAAGCCGGATTTGCTTGTCCTCACTACTACAATCGTGCTGATTTTATACTAGAAGTCGCGAGTAAGCAACGCAATGGCAATTTAGACCTATTAATCTCTAAAGCTAGGGAGAGGCGTAGTTCAGTTTATGAATATGGAATAGGTCAACAAG GAGGATCAGCCAATGACAACAAAAAGAATGTTCCAGTTAATAAGAACTTCGCCTACCCTTATCCCATATCCCAATGGAAGCAGTTCTATATCTTACTCGGAAGGGCTTTTTTATGCAACAGGAGAGAGTTT ATTGTTACTCAGTTAAAAATagtaattcatttattttcggGAATCCTATTTGGTTTTGCATTTTACAATATCGGGAACGATGGGAGCAGAGTTATGGCAAACATCTCACTTTTATTCATCCTTATATTACTGACATTCTTCGGCAATTCTCTACCTATAATACTGCTAT ATCCTTCGGAAtcgaatatttttcaaagagaATACTTGAACAACCGATATGCCTTCTTTCCATACTTCTTCTCAAAGATTGTTGCAGACCTACCAACTCTGACGATATGTACATTTGCAACACTTATTCCAGCGTACTTCATATCCGGCCAACCAAATGAGATCAACAGAATATTACTGATCTCTTTAATATTCTTTCTCTTGAGCCTAAATTCGCTATTTTACGGTTTTGCTGTTGGTTCAATATTCAATGTTCAG ATGGGAATATTCATCTTGCCAGCTACATCTATGCCGATGTTAATATTCTGTGGATTCTTCGTACGCTACAATGAATTACCATCGATCATGAGACCGTTATCCTACATTCCGTTCTTTAGATATCTCTACGAAGGATCCTTTCAGGCCCTCTATGGATTCGGTCGCGAAGACCTCACATGCGACAATGACCATTGCTACTTGAATTCCATTGATAAACTTCTAGAAGAGATGGACATGGTTAAGAATAACTACAA GGATCCACCGGACTTCCGGGATTTTAGGGACTCCAAGATTTTCAGTATTCTTGGGTTTTCAGGATTCAGGAATATTCGGAATCCTGGGATTTTAGGAGCCCCGAGATTTTTGGAATCCTGGATTTAG